gaggtgtTGACAGCTGCTACTCGTGTCTGGGTGCGGCGACTGTTGGGCACACTGGGCCTCTCGTTTCCTGAGCGGTGTCAGTAGGCTCTGGTGTTGTGGGTATCTGAGCGACAGCTGTGACACCCGACAGTAGCTGCTTGGCAGGCTTGCCGGGTACGTCCCATGCCTCCACACCGGTAACATTTAAATCAGCCAGTAGATGGAGATCATGGACTATTTGTTGCTGCTGCCAGTAGGGGCGCAAGGGCGGCAAGGACTTGGCTCTGcgatgctgctgcctgctccttcaGTCCTGTCCCTAGCTCTTCAATGGCTTATACTAACATCACCTGACTCCCTACGGGCACATTTGGCATGCGTTCTAAAGcttcttctatagtccaattaGCTCCTAGGGTGTTTAACACATTTTTCGTAGCCTGGTTGCTATTTTGAATGGCACACTGTTTGAGAAGGGCCCCTTTCATGAAATCTGTCACGCCAGCTTGCTCGATAGCAGCAGCCACCTTATCTATAAAAGATTGAAACGATTCATCCCTTCCTTGCTTTATACCCATGTATGAGGGAACCCCGCCTTGTTCTTTTATCCTACCTATAGCCAGCCTCACCAGTCGCATAGCCTCTCGACTATTTATCAGGACCAATTAACGCTTGTGCTTCTGTTCGAGCAAAAGCCCCTATACCAAATAATTCATCTAAGGTTATCCCATGTAAAGGGTCACCTGGTTGCCATACCACTGCTAAGCACTCCTGGCAGAGTGCTTGCCAATGTGCATTAAACAGAAGCTGCTGATGTTGAGTAAAAATAAGCTTTGCAATTCTTCTACAATTGGCTGGCAATAACACCTGGGTCCCCCAAATATACTCAAGCATTTGCTTTGTGGGCTCACTGGTCACCCCAAACTGACTAACTGTGGACTGTAACTGAGACAACAGTTTCCAATCTAGGGCAGTAATTGCTGCCTGTAATCCACCCCCGTCCAGAGGAGTATACACCACGGGGCAAGCCACTTCTATAGCTGCTGCCATAGCCTCACTATCCCCCGAATCCGTGATCTCTTTTGCTACCGCTGCCCATGCCTTCCTCCGCTCTTGTGCAATGGCCCCCGCTAGGTCACTCTCTGCCCCAGGGATCGGCTCATTGCTAGGAGAGGGAGTGGAGGGTctggccagggcacaggcgGTGCGGATGGTGCTGTTATGGGGGGGTGAGTTGCTGCTTGAAGCAGGAGCCGATGTTGGTGGCAAGATAACTGTGGATGTGGCAGGGGGTAATGGGCAATATGACCAATCTCCATAACTTTTATTCTTACCACGAGCTGCAGTAGCTTGCTGTGCAGCCTGTTTTTCTACCTGATATTGTACTAACTCATTATGCAGCACTCGCCATAACTTCCTTAACTTCTTTGCAGTTTTATCATCATCTAAAACAGCCTCCCACAGCTTATCTCCAAACTTTTGCCACTCACTTAATTCATAAACTGTGTAAGGATTTTGAAAAAATCCCTGTGCATACCCGTAAGCTAATAACCCATGAAGCTCTTTCTGCAAATTTATGCCCTAAACCTGTcgcttttttaaaaagcaagaaaataaatcatatgctgcttgcctttccattttaaaaacGTCAGCGTTGTTGCAGCTCCACAAGGTCGCAGCAGCACGTATCGGCCAGGCCTTCCATTGAAGTCACCCAGGGAGTGGAACCTCCCCTGTTTTCAGCGGTGCTTTTTCACCTTCCTTGCTGCGACAGGACCCAAACTCCTTCACCGATCCCCCGTGGTGGCCGTTACCGATATCACGTCGTTGGGGTCACCATGTTGTTGGGACTGGCAGGAGAAATGCGGCATGCAATATGAGTGATCAGCAAATCTCAAATCCTTATTGATAGGCACACATCTTTATGTCGGTGTTAATTAggctcatacatattgcaaaggTGAGCTCACTATTGGCTAGTTACTTATCAGCCAACTACGCCAACTTCTGCATTCTTGTGGATATTTTATTGAaacttttctttgtatttctgccAAAGAGTTCCTTTCACAGTTACTTTCAAGTGAGCTGTTAGCCATACTTAGCTGAAGTAGCAGGCCTGAGCCATGATTTTACAAGGGTAAAAAGGCTCTTATTTTATAATGTTTTACCTGTATGCAACAGCATTGCAGCTAATTAGTGCTAAATCTGGTAGGCAATTTTGGATGATGAGCATACTTGTCTATAAAGAACAAAATGAGACCAACAGCTTAGTTTGCAGACTAGAACAAGCAGCCATCTGTCACCCTGGTTTTTTAAGGTTTTCTAAACCTTCTGATGTTGATATTCTTGTAgtaaactttctcacacactttctgtaaataactcattgttttgcattcctttatggaggaagAGAACGTTAATAGACTTAgtttgaccagtgtcattggagacgtggcactgtcaccctccaatccgcTGTAACTTTTAGAAAACTGtaaatgttagagtcagaaaatgaacttcccttttttcttcaccttgagaatAGCGATGTGAATTTGTGTTCtttcgtgtcctatagtgacagcCATTAGGAGATTATTTTCTGTTCATGAGCTAGAAACTGTGTCAGAGAACTAAAAATATTTGGAGTCCACCATACCTTGCCTTTACCTCCTGAGCCAGTTTTGAATTACCTGCCCTACCTTGGTGTGTCTAACCCAGCAAAAAACTCACActttgaaaatcagaaaaattgcAGATCCGTGCCTGTAGCAACATTCCAGCTTTACAGTGGGTTTCGTGCTCTCTCTCTCCAGGAGATAGATcttttatataaattaattaGGTACAGTAAAAGTGCTGCTGGTTGAATATTAAAGTATCTGCTTTTGCTGCCTATTTGTACTGAGGAGCATGTTGAAATGCCGGATTGCTGCAGATTTTATGCCAGCCATGTACAAAAACAATTACCTGCAAATGATGTTGACATTCTGCCCCCTTGTACTGGAGCCATGCATCGGATCTCTTACCTCTGCCATATATCACTTGATTCTGAATTGTTCTGCTGGGTCATtaaacctttttattttaagtttttagAAGATTGTTACATTTTTAACCCTCTTTCATACTCTTCAAATTACTCTAGCATTTAACTCACAGCTAAACAGCAGAATAGATTAATTTACCACCTGagaatgaaaaacaaagttgaggaaaatggatttatttttacaaaaatataaCCTTGCAAAACTTTTTAGGGCAGACAACATGTTTTCACTTTGTGCTTGCCGCTGCAAAGGAGTTCTGGTCTGGTGCTGGATTTGCGGATATCCCCTTAAATACACAGTAAAATTATACAGGGGAAAGGAATACAAGGGAGAAGctaaaaagggatttttgtcTCTGTGCATGCAAACAAGATAAGCCTcaggagaagagaccaacccccatCTGACGTCAACgacctttcagggagttgtagagagggATAAGGAAACTCTGAGGTTTTTCTGAGGAAACCACAGATTGGAGTAGATTCTGACCCTGTGGAGCAGAGAATCCTGTGCAGGATGTGGGAATTCTTGGAGCAGACTGTGGAGATCCAGCTATCTAACACCACCCAGAGTGTCACCTTGGAGAACCCCAGGTGaggggaaggcagagaggaCCCCAGGGGGTGCAGGGAAGGAGGTTTGGATGTGGTCACTATTCCATGGTGGCAACATCTTCCCAGGGTTTGGTCCATCTCCTGCTGGTCTCCCAATGCTCCCACCATCTCTCAGTAATCCCACCATTATCTCCCATTGGTTCCAGCACCTCCCAGTGATGGGGAGACTGTCTCCTACTAGTCCACCACCTACCACTTGTTCCACCACAATCTTCTAGCAGTCTCACCATCCTCCCCAGATCCTACCCCTCCATTTCTCCCCCCCAGGACCTACTTTTACAGTGGCcacagcccctccagccctCCTATGCCCCTGCCTCCTCCAACGCCTACCAGTTCTCCAGACCCCAATTTTGTGGCTCTGTGAGAGTCCTGGTCTACGAGGCCATGAGCTTCACCATGGTCTTCTTCAACCCCCTGGACTACAACCTGTTTCCCAtggagctgggcctggagctgatcctgctcaaagctcacctgggcaggttgGAGGACACCTTCACCCATATGTCCCAGAGGGGGACTCCCTTGCTAACCAACAGGACAACTGAGGGCCTTCATGTCACCCTGGACACCTGCCAGGAGCCCATCCAGGTGAGTGTTGGCCATGTCAAGGTGACAGCCACCATGTGCAACACACAGAGGTCCATTATCAGGGTGGTTCTGCAGGAATGGAAGTATTCAGGGAAAGAAGCTGGAGAAAGACTACCATCCTGTGTGATACCGAAAgggtttatttcatttttactgtGCCTGTGAACTTTCAGCAGAGAAACTAGACATGCAAAATTGCTTTCCCAGCAAGGACAGTTCGAAGATAAGAAGACATCTGGCTCAAGAATGTAGTAATTGACAAAACAAAGATTGAATCTGGGAACTTGGGTGGGTTTTATTGTAATGGATAAATTGTAATGTGCACTCACTTGTAAAATAATCTGTGCATGAATGGTTAGAGGAATCCTTCATGCAACCTCAGGACTGAATAAATTATGCCCTCTTTAAACAAAATTACTGTTAAGAAGTCTTATTCCAATATTTTTGAGAGCCAGCCAGAAGATCCCCAGACAGAGTTACTGGTAAGGGGGGTTTGAGTGTCTGGCTAAGCTTATCATGGGGAGAGTTGAGTTGCCGACCTCAGGGGGTCAGAGTTTCCCCTGTCCAGAGTTCAAGTCCTCAAGAAGTATTAGGGTTTCTGTCGatttctcggctgtttaggtggcctggaaaggcccagggatggccttgaagagccaacgcttcaaaggacgagaagagacttctgatcttttcttggtctcggtgtttattaattgtttatctaaaagattttctttcagcccaacagaggtctgcacagcaagccagccatgggcacactgcgagcccccggggcggtcacttatctttataccctaagttacgtgtacaatatttatcatttttccccaataccttctacccttattaaccggtgcacttctagtaataaccaatcccaaagtgccaccatcaccacagaagatggaggccaagaagaagaagaagaagaacaggacacgccccaattcctccatcttacttctttagacccccctgtaccaaaatcctaaaccctgtgttttacactttaattaacttatcccttcaccattcacccagtgaaaccttcccagtcctcatacaggtgtcgtctcctgtgtcggatcaaagtccagccaccagacacttctggcaacattccaggactcccgagccccccaagggtggtctcggcctctgtcctgaggtgctgagatcgCACAGGTTTCAACTCCCCTAGAAGGCATTAGAGGTTGTCCCCAGGAGGTATCAGAGATCATTGTATCAAGCTAAACTCGTAGTTTAAGGTAAAATCTTGTTCCACTGTTTTGTTGCACAGGCTACCACCATTTTGACTTGGGTGGAggaatgaagaagaaagaaaaaaaaaaaaccagtctCAATTTACAATTGAAACCCAGACCTGGCCTCATCTGGAGCCACTTTTGTGGTGCAGTTTGGttaatttatttgcattctTTGCATTCTTCTTGAACTCTGAGAGTGTGTTCATGTGAGAGTGTTGTGTTGATTTGAGTTTTGCAGCATATCAACATGCGGATGCCCGTGATATAAAAGTTTATTTGCTTGAGATGGTGTTGGAGCATGATTGAGTGTTTGCTGGGGTTTTGGAGTTGCTTTAGTTTTGTATGCATGGCTGAGATCGCATTTGTGGACTTAATGCACCCTCTTGTGTCAGTTTTAGTGATTGCCGGTGTAGCagtcttccttctcttccacaCTCCCCCTTCTGTTACAAACCTGGAAATACCATTATAATTTTCAGAGATAATAGCTTGTATATTTGTAATTATTGAAAATGGGGCTGGTTTCTTCTAAAACCAAAGTGGGAGATTTCAATTCTCTATTGAAATGTATATTGAAAAACTAGAAACAGATTGGAGGAGACCCACCAAGTAAACCTAGACTAATCCAATATTGTCATCAGTAGTGCCAGTATACCAGTTAAACTACCAGACTAAGAGGCCAGAGAATAGTACCTTAGTttagggaaggagagagggaaattGAATGAATTGCCTTATGTGGATGTATTCTTTTATTTGGAAAACCATCTGAAACTGCAAAAGGAGAAGCCAGTGTTGGGGTGAATCTGGGGTAAACAGAAAGTTTCTCATGGCCTGGTAATGGTAAAAGTACCTTTCTCTTCCAATTGATCTTGAGGCATGGGTGAGATGCCTCACCTCTTCTTTATGGAGAATATCTGGAGAGACTACCTAAAATATTTGAAACCATTCTCAGGACCCAAACTGACTGGACATACAGGTTCTGCTAGATAATCTAGTTGATTCTACAGAAAAAGAGATGGTACTACACACTACTAGGAAGGAGGTGAGCATTATAGACACAGAGGGCAGGCTACCAGGAACTGCTGAAGAGCACTTTCCCTCCCTGGACTCCCTTTGGGAACCCAATACCAAGGAAGGGAAGAATTTCCTGGGACAATATCAAAAATTGATATTATTTGGCTTTAAACATGCAATGCCAAAGCAAATCAATTGTTCTGAACTTTATGAGGTGAAATAAGAAACTCATGAGACTCTAACTGTATCTGCAGAATGCCTAGGGGCAACTTCCAGGATATGCACTAATATTGATCCAGAAAaaacagaggaaggaaaagaaacaaaaagaaacaggcCAAACCCACAGAACAACAGTATCTATAGTCAGAGAAACCAGCTGACCAGTCAGCCAAAAAAGCCTGCCCCTcactctgcccccagctctcACTGGAAACCCTGGTCTGGCTCTCACTCATCCTGATGATCCCAAAGTCTGGGGGATTGAGGGGGAGGGTCAGtgacacaaaacaaacaaaaaaccccaaaattgcacaagattaaaaaaaaaaaaaaaccaagatagtaatttttcaggaaaattcaCATTACACAAGTGCTTTTTTCATACtatcacaaaagaaaatttatttcccttgacaaaataaaatttccctcaaaaaacTTTTCATTCTGATGCATGATTTAGAAAGCTGACTGCTATGGCAGATTTGTCCTCTAATTCAATACTTTTGTTCAGAAGACACAAATCAGCAACCTGATTACAATGTGATTCAATCACAGTATTGACCTTTGAAATGCAGAGTAAActaatcatcatcatcatcagaaAACTGCAGTATTGCTAGTGGTTCAGTGtcaggctcagcagcagcaaagcctgtagagaagaagggaaggaatTTGCCTTCCTGTCTGCTGCCATCAGCAATGCTCAAAGTGTACAAAGCTACTGCCTTAAATACATCATAAAAAGAAACCTTCTTGGCTGGGATGTCCAAGAAGATCCCAATCTTTGACAAATAGCCAGTCACAGTCAGAGAGGTCCAAGGATTCGTGCAGGCCAAATAATCTTGCCCGTCTACACATGCGATAACCCAGAAGCCATTCTCAGGACACAGAGCCAAAGTCCCTTTGCGAGCCACAGATTCAGAGGCAACACCCAAGGCCCAGTTTCTTCTTGTCCCAACATTTACTTCCCAATAGTGTTTCCCAGAAGTGTATCCTTCCTTTGCCAACACAAACAGATGGGAATCAAATCTCTTCTGATTTCTGAGCACGAATCTGATGGCACCAGTATCTTTCACTGTCCTCCCATCTGCAGAGATTTCCAGTCTGGGATGAGCTGTGTCAGCATCCAGGATGACATCTCCTGCAATGGTCAAGTCGGGCCATGAGGAGCAGAAAACACAAGCTCTGCTTTTCTGAAcctttcccttctctgccaTCATCCCCCTCTCATTTGTCCTTCTCCCCCCTCCATGCTCAGGTGCACTCAGCAGGCTCTTGTCTTAGGATATCTCAagcttctccctctcctcctgccatgTCCGTTTCTGCCAGAGAGAGTGGCAGCCAGCATATACCAAATGCCTGACACTCTTCCAGTGCTCCTGAGACTACAGCAGGCAGCTCCTAGGatgaggctgtgctgctcaACCTTCTCTGCCTCCATCTCTGCATTGCTGGCAGGGGGTAGCCTGAGAGAAAGGACCAGGAGTTGGCAGCAGATGGAATTAGGTTTGCTTGCCAGCAGCTGTAATTAGGTTTGGATTAACTCCTTGCCAAAGTCTGAAGGGGATTTTCAAGTTTTAAGCACTTTTTCCCTCAATAACAGGAGACCACCAGTGTATGATACTGCTTGCACATGGATTAGAGTGGAAGAGAAGCCTGCAGTGCCACAAGGATAGGGGAATGTTTCTTGCCTCAGCTTTCTACATGCATCAGGGGATGGGAGGAACCCTGGTAGGACTCAAGCAAGGTGCAGTGTCACAAACTGAGGTCCTCTAGCTCAATTCTGATTgaaaggagaaggagctgctcctgctgtggagCAAAATCAGCTCCAGACACTTTTCCTGAGAGGCCCAAGAGCCAAATCAGAAGTGGAAGATGGAGCTGCAGTGGCCACTGCAagccagctgtgcctgctccccACAGCGGAGAGGGCTCCTGACGAACACAtgcagggccctgggcagcACATAACAGCAAAAAGTCAGCCAACCACCCTTCCCTGAGTGTGTTCTTCCCCAAACAGCTATCTGAGGGGGTTGGATGTGTTTTCTAGAGCTGCACTCAGGCTCTTGAGTACTCACTTCCTCATCTCACTTATGCTTACCTTTGTAGGACTGTAGGACTGGAAGATctgtgggaaaggagaaaagcaggaaataagTGCTTGCTCTGGCAATGAAGCAAAATTGGCCAACTCTCCCCCCTTGGTGACAATGAGGCCACTCTCATGCTCCCCTACTCCGACACTGACAGGGTCAGATGCAAGGCTCATAGTGTTGCTGGGGCGCTGACAACACAATCAAACAGAACGGGATTCAGGATATCTCTTAACATGACACCCAGCTCGCTCTCCTTCATCACACTGATGCCACGCCCATGCTCTCCTACTCCCCCACCACACACACGCACCGGTCTCTTAACCAGTTCTACTCTCATTTCATCAAAGACTCCCAGAAAAAGCATCAGGGTGTgtgataattttgttttccagacatGGGGCATGTGGCTCCAACTTGCTTCCCCTGAGGACCGAGGAGGACTAAAATGTGCTGCGAGATGAACTCAGCCTCCCTTTCCTTTTCAAATGGGAAAGAGAGGCCAGAGGAATGGCCAGACCCTAAACTAAAGGCTTTCACAGAGAAAGACTTGCCAGGAAGCAAAGGTGACTTTTACTGCACCAGTTACCCCTGGAGACCCTGTCAAAGTGATCGAGCACTGCTGGGCCAGGGGAAAGAGGAGCAGGCCTTGCCCAAGGCCTGAGCCCCTACATTTCATCTGGGACTCTCACACTCGTGGTGGTCCTTCCTTCCCTGAAGTCTCCAACTCCCAGTGTTCTGGGGCACATGGGCTctggaaaaaggagaagaaagaccCTCCCAGCTCAATAGAACTGGTTTGGATGGATTGACTGCTGGAGGGCTAGGGAAGGAGCACAGGTCCTGTGAGCACTCCCAAAGGCTTGAGAAAGGCCTGATGGGCAGGATGGAGGGTTGGGATCAGCCCCCTCCATCTCTCCAAACAGCAGTTATGGGCTGTGGGAGGCAACAATATTTGTTAAGGGGAAGAGAAGTGGGGAAAGCAAGAAGACAATAGTAAGGCATGGAGGTGGGCTCCTTTACCACATATTGGGTCATAGAGAGCCTACACTACACATTCCTTTCAAAGACAAGGTAATGAAGAGGAACCTTGACCACCTGCTGCCATCATCTCAGTGTTCAGGTGTCTTCACAGGTGGGGACACAAGAGCTACTTGCCAAGAAAATCTGTCCCTCTCCATCCACTTTGAGAAGCTGTGTACAAGAAGCTCACAGGACAATTTGCCTGTAAAGCAGCTTTTGCCTTCAGAGAGATGAAGTTCTGCTGGAAAAGGCCTTGCTCACCTAAGTTATATTTTGTGGACCCCAATGAGGTCTGCAAAGTTTTTTCTAGAGTTTGGATTTcttgggagagctgctggatgtCCATCAGCCTCATGGATTCCAAGACCCTTAAGGTATTTTCCTTCACTTGCCTTCCTGTAAGAGAAGACTGGTGTCAGTGGAACAGTTGTTTTGCCTCACCTGAGATGAGTACGGTACCACAAGTTACAAGGGACTGTTCTTCttaaaaaggatgaaaaagacACTGTGCTTTTACTCCCTCCAAATGTGATGGAGAGAAAACAAACGTTTACTGACTCCCAGCACCATTTCACCATCAAAGATGTTCCACTGTCATGGGACAAAAGAGCTGCTCACAAGGAAGTTCTGCCCCATGCACCTACTCGGAGGAGGCAAAGAACTAGATCACAGGACATTTGTAGAGCAGCTTCTACCTTTTGAGAGATGAAGGCCTGCTGGGGAATGCCTAGCTTACCTAGTTCATTCTTCATGTCTGCTCTTATCATCTGCAGGTCACACTGTGTGGACCCCTCCATGTTCCGGAATGCTTCCTGCAGAGTTTGCAtttgctgggagagctgcagaagGTCCTTCTTCCACATGGATTCCATAGTCCTTGTATTTGCCTCCACTGTCCTTCCTGTGAAGAAAGAACCATCTCACTGGAACAGTCTCATTGCTGTCTTGAGGGGGAGACTGGCAACCTGCAATCACAATGCCTTGAAGCTCTGATTTAAACTCCCTGGCAGAGCACCTTCCCTTAGGACTCTCCCATTCCCTGTGGTCCTCCCTAAAGGCTTGACCAAGGcctgctgggcagcactgaAGGCAGCACTGGCCTCAATCCATCTCTCCAGACAGCATCTGTGTGCCCTGGGAAACAACACTCTTTTTCATGAGGAAGATGTGGTGAGACATCCCCTACCCGTCCCTCAGAACCCATTGTGGCCCCAGGAACGTTCACTGTGCCTCAGCCTTGGTCAGTGGTTCCCGAGATTGGATATGGaccctgtgcctgcccagggcaACGTCCCTGGACATTTGGCAGAGagtgctgggtgctgccagtGCCCTCTCCTGCCCTCACCTCATGCACTGGCTGTGGAGATGCCCCCTAGCCAAGCAGGTGAACATGGGGTGGGGCTCATCATGGGCACAGACATGCAGGTTGTGCACAGCCTGGCTTCACCCAGTGTGGCATCAGGACTGGGGACATAGCAGAAGGGCTGTGGGGAAAGCAACAGAGACAGGGACAAGGGTTCAAGGGGAAACCTTATCAACTGTCAGACAGTGAGAGAACTCAGAGTTCAAACTCTCTTTGAAGCAAGGGAGAGAAGAGGGACCTTGAGCCCCTGCAGAAAACACTTTAGCATGGAGGTGTTCTAGTGGCATGGATGACAAATCTATTACCCACATAAGGGCTGTCCTTCCCCATCCCATTTTAGGAGCTGTCAAAGAATATCCTCTCAGGAAAGTTTGCCTATAAAGCAGCTTTTGCCTTTTGAAAGATGAAGGCCTGCTGGGGAATGCCTAGCTTACCTAGTTCATTCTTCATGTCTGCTCTTATCATCTGCAGGTCACACTGTGTGGACCC
This DNA window, taken from Ammospiza caudacuta isolate bAmmCau1 chromosome 19, bAmmCau1.pri, whole genome shotgun sequence, encodes the following:
- the LOC131566281 gene encoding E3 ubiquitin-protein ligase TRIM39-like — encoded protein: MESMWKKDLLQLSQQMQTLQEAFRNMEGSTQCDLQMIRADMKNELGRQVKENTLRVLESMRLMDIQQLSQEIQTLEKTLQTSLGSTKYNLDLPVLQSYKGDVILDADTAHPRLEISADGRTVKDTGAIRFVLRNQKRFDSHLFVLAKEGYTSGKHYWEVNVGTRRNWALGVASESVARKGTLALCPENGFWVIACVDGQDYLACTNPWTSLTVTGYLSKIGIFLDIPAKKVSFYDVFKAVALYTLSIADGSRQEGKFLPFFSTGFAAAEPDTEPLAILQFSDDDDD